The genomic interval GTtgagataaaaaaagaggagaaggaagaagaatgTACTAAAGAGTCAATCATCAACAACGGTAATAATCTTAACAAGGAGAAGAGGGCAGGAGGTGATGACGAGGCAGAGGAGAAGTTTGATATTTCTTCAAAGTACTCTTATCTGACTGAAGAAGATCTGGAAGAAAGTCCAAAAGGTGGTCTTGACATCCTAAAGTCCTTGGAGAACACAGTGACATCAGCCATCAACAAAGCCCAAAATGGAGCTCCAAGCTGGGGCGGTTATCCCAGTATTCACGCAGCCTACCAGCTCCCAAACATAATGAAACTCTCTCTAGGCAACTCTGGAAAGAGCTCCCCTCTTAAATACATCTTCCCTGGAGGGGAGATCCTCTCTCCCACGAGTAAGAACCTGCCCCTGATCTCCCCGTCCGGCTGCCAGACCTCCCCGCTGGCCAAAAACAACTTCCATGCTATGGAGGAGCTAGTCaagaaagtgacagaaaaagtgGCCAAGGTTGAGGAGAAAATGAGAGAACCAAGCGGTGCTGTGAGAGGATCTCCTCTGAGACGTACCACTCCCTCACCCTGCAACAGCGAAGCAGGGGACTCCATGCGAGGAGAGTCCCCAAAAGAAAATAGAGCAAGGAGCTGTAAAACTCCAGAGAGTTCAAGTAGAGTGGAAAAAGTAGTAGATGATGGAAGTGGAGCCAATCACAGAGATTCAAACGGTGACATTCCCACAAAAGAGTCTATGGAGAATGGTGTGGAGTCCAATGCTGTGACATCACCTTTACCTGCCTCCCTATGCGGCAGTACAGCCATCATCACAGATCATCCACCTCCAGAACAGCCATTCGTCAACCCTCTCAGTGCACTGCAGTCAGTAATGAACGTCCACCTGGGGAAGGCTGCTAAGCCTGCCCTGCCCTCCCTTGACCCCATGAGCATGCTGTTCAAGATGAGCAATAGCCTGGCAGAAAAAGCAGCAGTGGCCGCTTCTACCCCACCAGCACAGACCAAAAAGCCCAGTAATGACCACTTAGACCGCTACTTCTACCAGCAACATCCGAGCAATGACCAACCCATAGATCTCACCAAAGGCAAACATGCTGACAAAAACAGCAGCACTGGTTCTTTGGGTTCAGCAGCTCTGTCTTCTACCACATCCACCCCCTCCTCAATTTCTCCCTCTGCCACCATGACAATGACCAAAGCCTCAGCTGCAGTAGCTTCCTTTATGTCTTCATCTCCTTTGCGAGAAAATGCGCTGTCCGATATATCTGACATGTTGAGGAACCTGACTGAGAGTCAGGCTGTCTCCAAATCCTCCACACCTACCAGCCTCTCTGAGCGCTCTGACATTGAAGGACTGACACAAGAAGATACAGAGGATATTTCACCGGCCCAGAAACGTAAAGGACGTCAGTCAAACTGGAACCCTCAACACCTCCTCATCCTACAAGCCCAGTTTGCTTCCAGTCTGAGACAAACAAGTGATGGCAAGTACATGATGTCAGACCTGAGCCCACAGGAGAGAATGCACATCTCCCGCTTCACTGGCCTCTCAATGACTACAATATCACATTGGTTGGCCAATGTCAAGTACCAGCTGAGGAGAACCGGTGGCACCAAGTTCTTGAAAAACTTGGATTCAGGTCACCCAGTGTTCTTCTGCAGTGACTGTGCATCTCAGATCCGTTCACCATCCACCTATGTCAGCCACTTGGAATCCCACCTGGGTTTCCGTCTGCGAGATCTGGCAAAGCTCTCTGGAGAGCAGCTGCTCAGCCAGATTTCACACCATCACCAACAACAACGCCACACCAAAGGACTATCTGAAAAACTGCTCTCAAATCTTCACCCATCCAGCCATCCTTTGCCCTCGTCTTTGCCCACATCCCTACCTGCCTCCTTACCCATCTCCCTGACCTCATCCTTAATCAACTCTCTGCCCTCAAACGAATCCCCGTCACCCACCCCTGACAATGACGATGACATTGGGGCCGTATACCAGTGCAAGCTCTGTAACCGGACTTTTGCGAGCAAGCACGCGGTCAAACTTCACCTGAGCAAAACTCATGGGAAGTCCCCCGAGGACCACCTCATGTACGTGAGTGAGCTGGAGAAACAGTAGCACTGGCAAAGGACAATGCTGCACTCTTTTGTAACAGCTCACTTTCTTGCTCTCTTTTTGCATTTCAcagacatttctttaaaaaaaaaaggaaaggattaTTAATGTGATGGAACTGCACAAAGATGCCATACAACTACTGCTTTGAGTTTTGGCacatggtttaaaattttgtgTTGTAGTTGTTTAACTTTTGTTTATATGTGAGGTAGACTCACTCCTGCCCGAGACACTTGATTTAAGTGATCACCTTTGACATGATAGAGACTTTTGTCAAAGTGTGCAGACTGGGACTGGTGTCATGGAAAAGATAAAGTATATGAAGGTTTAAAAAATGAGATTATAATATGAAGTGGTGTGTATTTTGAAACGTGTGTAAATGGAATTAAGGTCCTTTATATTTTGGCATCATTGGGGTGTGAAAAGAAGCATGCATAAATGAATCCGTTtggttaaacattttataaCTAAACTGGTgcactttccttttttattattttattttatccccTTGTCTctatctttttccttttttgcgctggagtcagcatttaaatttaacCCTCTGAGTACGTAAAAGCACTTCTTCACCTACGATCCAAACAGTTAAGGACTTCAGATTTGTGATTGGGAACTCTTGGAGCTGATGTGAGAATTAGACGGACATATATCGAGTCTAATTGTAGACATGAAAGCATTTTTCAAAAGACAGATTCTCTTTTCACTGCAAGGTTTTCATTCTGGTCTCAATGTTTGTCTGAGCGATGCTTGCAAGATTTGACACAAGCACTGAAGCTTTgtgatagaaaagaaaaaaaatctttacttTGGTCGATCAGGGACCTAAATTAATTCAGGTCTGTGTAAGATATGTacataaaatgtaataactaaTTCCTGTCTAAATTATGCAtcatttctatatttttaatttaaatggatTATGACTATCTGCTGGTGCACAGTATATGAAGACATGAAATAAATTGTTTTGCACAATAGttttataaatgtgttatttaatcAAAGGACACCACACAAAGAAAAGTAGCAAAAGGATGACAACAGGTGATTCTTTTCCTCCCCAACTCGTGCTCAAAGGGTTAAAGACTGTTTCTACCAGACACTGCTCTACATGTGCCACTGTATGAACACTAAAAAGATATTGAAGGTTGTACAAAAAGATGTGACTTTATGAAGATATTTCACATGTAAACTGTTATTTATAAGCACTCTTGGTTGTTTCATATTGTTGAATGCCTTTTTCAATTGGTcctactttttttatttttgttctgccTAATTACTCTGCCATGATTCCACACTGCAGCTTTATCTTTTTGGGATATGAAAGGTAACCATGGTTACACTAACCTCTTGAGTGACAAGTTCTGCTACATTTTTGGCAGTTAATTTGCTGAAGTAACTGACAGCTGCCAGTGtagtgaaacaaaaaaaaagaatccttatgtgtaaaatatcggcatgtAAACAGCACAGATACTGTAATGCATTCTGTGCCGTTTGTCTTTTTCATTTCCTTCTCTcgttttctgttgttgttgttcttgacAATGATCCCCCCCATTATATGACTTCATATAACCTTGTTTTCTactgcagcattaaaaaaaggaaactgttTTTTGCAATAATGTGTGTGCATCATGTGTCATGGCTATCAATTATGTGTGTGCTGTGCAGTCCCTAATGAGCGCATTAGACTAGGAGTGTGTCAACGTCTGTCGGTGACGAGCCGCAGACTAGTTTACAGTGAGTGGCAGCAACGGGGCCGTGtgggagacaaaaacacacacacacacatgcacatatgcaAACTGATGCCATCATTTTTGAGCTTTCCCTTGTAGCTTCCTCTGTTGTCCTATAGTGGCTTAGGCAAGAAAAAGAAGTGCAAGTTGAAGACTAAGcctgcacaaaacaaaaacaaaaaaacacctttctTATCTGTGGAAAGGAGACAAAGGGCCAGTGGAGTAACCAGACACCCAGAGAGCAACTGGGCTGCACACTTACCTTGGTTCCATGCAGGATATGAAAGtataaacacacagagtaacaAGCTCTTCATCCATGTCTCAAGCTCTATCATTAAAGCTGAAGTCCATTTCATGACGACTCTCTGCAAGATAAGAAATCAGGCAGAAATTGTTGTTCAGGCTTCATGGGATATGACAACAATGCTGACAAGATGAGCATGTCCTTTCaggtgtttatttattcataacttCTCCATCAGACTGTGGTTAAATGGGAATTATATCACTATCAGTTTCATGTTATGTGCTGCACAATAGTAAGGTACTGGAAGAGCAGATGGGACAAAGAATGAAAGCTTCCAGGAAGATGAGATCGATGAGAGACTGAAGATGTGTGCAAGAATCAAGATGTGAAGTGCAGATTAAGGAAGGAGAAACAAAGGTAGGTCAAACAATATGTCGAAGTACTAAGTCATACTTTAACAAGACACACAAATGCTCTTACAAACATACATATGCATTATGTTAACCTAACCCACACATGATAAAGTGACCCAGTGCTTATTCACCATGCTGTAAAAATGCATTCCTTACAACAGCAGAGACCAGTGTATCAAATTAtctttttttcacacacacacacacacacacacattcacatgcacCTCTCAACAGCCACGTATAAGGACTTCATCTGCAGTGACAAGGTGCCACAGTGTGTGAAAATGTCAGCCTTCAGCAGTGCAGCCTGAAGTCTGGCACCGTATTTAAGGCTCTCATTAGCCTCAAAGAAAATATGCGTGAAATTGAAGTGTAAGAaaacctttctctctttctttcttcacatcCGGTGAGCAGAGTAGAGGGCTTATTAAGGTTCAAAACTAGCATGCAGGAGACAATGGGTACCACcactgggacacacacacacaccgacacacacacactcacacacacactggtgaaTATTTCCACATTTATGCACTTACTACATATCATAAAGGGTTGTATCTATAACGTACTAGCTCTCATTACAGTTAGTCAAGTGAAAAACTCAAAATAAGAATACAAGCTGTGCTCTGGACTCTGGTCATCCTcagtaaaacaacattaatgacttttcatttttctttacaaCACCATGTAGTAAAACAAGTTGTGATAAGCACAACCATGTCACAGATAATGTACAATTCTTATGTAAATCATAATGACTGACAGAAAACTTGTTGCAGCAGGCGTGGGTTTGACTCCAGGCCTCGGTCATTTTGCTGAGTTTTAGCCAGCTCTTAGTAGCAGCGTAGTGCATTGCTAAGGATATGGCACCAAATCAGTCTCCAGCAGACTAACTGTAATCATATCAATGCTCAAAAAGCAGTCTGGTTAATTTGACTTAGTTTGTTTTACAGTGGGAAAACCAAGAAGAGATAAAGACAGCTGAGAAATGTaagcaaagagacaaaaactgtAAGCTCTGACAGAGAAATCGGCAAAAGATGATGCATGAAGTAAACACTTAACAAAACCTGTTTCAGGACTGATacatggaaaagaaaatgtgacagACTCTGACAGTAGATATGTTTACATGTGCAGTTTTTTCTCAACCCAAATCACTCTGATTGGATTCAAATTTCCATGTTTACGTGGATGCTAAGTAGAATGATCCAGTCATGAAATGCATGTGCATGCATCAAGCTTTTCATCAGAATAAAACCATTTTGACGCGTACGCTATTGTTCTGCCAGTCTTTAAGCCAAAACTGCAGAAGGAGAAACTGTTCCTCCAGCCTGTTCCTGACACCACTGTCACTGTCATTGTACATACTGTAGTGTGTTCAGTGTCGCTGCATGCCTCCTCC from Notolabrus celidotus isolate fNotCel1 chromosome 3, fNotCel1.pri, whole genome shotgun sequence carries:
- the tshz3b gene encoding teashirt homolog 3b; this encodes MPRRKQQAPRRASAYVPEDEKEAALLDEDLDGDDSGQEGEEPAAKFLIQDKDFILKDRPGSTGFHDSPNAADFSGQEMDSESHLSESSDRMSDFESSSLKNEDEVLLLSKDAANVLSLSSTSAMMVAGNAAAPGSGDEAISATTGSVADSLEKMKAIYTSFLTNSYWSTLNLNLSQPPAEKPPRSHSSSSSSSSSSSCGSGGYDWHQTAMAKTLQQASHNHQNRLSLVQHPTVAVSTASTEPHLFSTVQLYRQSSKLYGSIFTGASKFRCKDCSGAYDTLVELTVHMNETGHYRDDNHETDGEGAKRWSKPRKRSLLEMEGKEDAQKVLKCMYCGHSFESLQDLSVHMIKTKHYQKVPLKEPVTPVAAKIISSARKRAPIDLDIPSSPDSNGGATPKPNALSDTNDMLQKVSNPYITPNNRYGHQNGASYAWQFESRKSQILKCMECGSSHDTLQELTAHMMVTGHFIKVTNSAIKKGKPIIEPPTPAPIPLTTVEEKFQSVPLAATTFSPPPAPVPPPTSLSPIAMVVEIKKEEKEEECTKESIINNGNNLNKEKRAGGDDEAEEKFDISSKYSYLTEEDLEESPKGGLDILKSLENTVTSAINKAQNGAPSWGGYPSIHAAYQLPNIMKLSLGNSGKSSPLKYIFPGGEILSPTSKNLPLISPSGCQTSPLAKNNFHAMEELVKKVTEKVAKVEEKMREPSGAVRGSPLRRTTPSPCNSEAGDSMRGESPKENRARSCKTPESSSRVEKVVDDGSGANHRDSNGDIPTKESMENGVESNAVTSPLPASLCGSTAIITDHPPPEQPFVNPLSALQSVMNVHLGKAAKPALPSLDPMSMLFKMSNSLAEKAAVAASTPPAQTKKPSNDHLDRYFYQQHPSNDQPIDLTKGKHADKNSSTGSLGSAALSSTTSTPSSISPSATMTMTKASAAVASFMSSSPLRENALSDISDMLRNLTESQAVSKSSTPTSLSERSDIEGLTQEDTEDISPAQKRKGRQSNWNPQHLLILQAQFASSLRQTSDGKYMMSDLSPQERMHISRFTGLSMTTISHWLANVKYQLRRTGGTKFLKNLDSGHPVFFCSDCASQIRSPSTYVSHLESHLGFRLRDLAKLSGEQLLSQISHHHQQQRHTKGLSEKLLSNLHPSSHPLPSSLPTSLPASLPISLTSSLINSLPSNESPSPTPDNDDDIGAVYQCKLCNRTFASKHAVKLHLSKTHGKSPEDHLMYVSELEKQ